Proteins found in one Salminus brasiliensis chromosome 13, fSalBra1.hap2, whole genome shotgun sequence genomic segment:
- the lrch3 gene encoding DISP complex protein LRCH3 isoform X6: MFVSLENLNLYQNCLRSLPESLINLQALTYLNISRNQLSTLPAHVCSLPLKVLIACNNKLVSLPEELGQLRQLTELDVSCNEIQTLPSQVGQLETLRDLNIRRNHLVRLPPELAELPLVRLDFSCNKVTSIPVCYRNLRHLQSIVLDNNPLQSPPAQICIKGKIHIFKYLNMEACKIAPDLPDYDRRPLGFGSCVDELYPGRPYGALDSGFNSVDSGDKRWSGNEPSDELSDLPLRVAEITKEQRQRRERERDEHRTGSLLANGTLESELEQIDFIDSCTGEEDEEDGRSRGGEPVSLSSQFMAYIERRITREGSPVKASYSRDGRTEDSRRHGPLHNRVTDASGTLSSPTHNQRPISGLGLERMRREAQLAAQRYEEERQKARTAQRDAVRSYVKHKSTQSPTKLSPTDSETLYPSRRSTHTDDSALFMQGEDRASLSPTALQSPTYPGPAAPPTCRGATQRPESFLFRLSQREEKKRGESRPARSDPEEATPTPSPVSGPTGEEAELVEQLRKNIESRLKVSLPSDLGAALTDGVVLCHLANHVRPRSVPSIHVPSPAVPKLTMAKCRRNVENFLEACRRIGVPQGCLCSVADVLEGEVLHLYRLLEALLCLAPPLRPSPPSQLAGFALFYLSVMSLLCVLYCHLVPRI; encoded by the exons ATGTTTGTGTCGCTGGAGAATCTAAACTTGTACCAGAACTGCCTACGCTCGCTACCTGAAAGCCTGATCAACCTACAGGCCCTTACATACCTGAATATCAG TCGGAACCAGCTGTCCACCCTGCCTGCTCATGTGTGCAGTCTGCCTCTGAAAGTGCTGATTGCCTGCAACAACAAATTAGTGTCCTTGCCCGAAGAGCTCGGCCAACTCCGGCAGCTCACTGAATTG GATGTGAGCTGTAATGAGATCCAGACTCTGCCTTCCCAGGTTGGCCAGCTCGAAACTCTGCGGGACCTGAACATTCGCCGGAACCACCTCGTTCGCCTGCCTCCTG AATTGGCTGAGCTTCCACTGGTGCGTTTGGATTTCTCCTGTAACAAGGTGACCTCCATCCCAGTATGCTACCGCAACCTCCGCCACCTCCAAAGCATTGTGCTGGACAACAATCCCCTCCAGAGCCCACCTGCACAG ATTTGTATCAAGGGGAAgatccacatattcaagtaccTGAACATGGAGGCCTGTAAAATAGCACCAGACCTCCCCGACTACGACAGAAGACCACTTGGCTTTGGTTCTTG TGTGGACGAGCTGTATCCCGGCCGGCCATACGGAGCTCTGGACTCTGGGTTCAACAGTGTGGACAGTGGGGACAAGAGATGGTCCGGCAATGAA CCCTCAGATGAGCTGTCAGACCTGCCGCTGAGAGTGGCAGAAATAACCAAAGAGCAAAgacaaaggagagagagggaacggGACGAGCACAGGACAGGGTCGCTGTTGGCCAATGGGACAT TGGAGTCGGAGCTTGAGCAAATAGACTTCATTGACAGCTGTACAggagaggaagatgaggaggatGGGCGGAGCCGAGGAGGAGAGCCAGTCAGCCTTAGTTCCCAGTTTATGGCGTATATTGAAAGACGAATAACCAGAGAG GGTTCGCCAGTTAAGGCCAGTTACTCCAGAGACGGAAGAACTGAAGATTCAAGACGCCATGGCCCTTTACACAATcg TGTGACAGATGCGTCCGGCACATTGTCCTCCCCGACTCATAATCAG cgccCAATATCAGGGTTGGGGTTGGAGCGCATGCGGAGGGAAGCCCAGCTTGCTGCACAGCGGTACGAGGAGGAGAGGCAGAAAGCAAGAACCGCACAGAGAGACGCTGTTAGAAGCTATGTTAAG cataAATCAACTCAGAGCCCCACTAAACTCAGCCCTACGGACAGCGAG ACCCTGTACCCCTCCAGGCGCTCCACCCATACAGATGACTCCGCCCTCTTTATG CAAGGAGAAGATCGTGCCTCGCTCTCCCCGACAG CCCTCCAGTCACCTACTTACCCCGGCCCTGCTGCCCCACCCACCTGCCGTGGAGCCACTCAGCGTCCTGAGAGCTTCCTCTTCCGCCTCAGccaaagagaggagaagaaaagag GAGAATCAAGGCCTGCGAGGTCAGATCCTGAAGAAGCGACTCCTACACCATCTCCAGTTTCAGGTCCCACAGGAGAAGAAGCTGAACTGGTGGAACAGCTGAGAAAG AACATCGAGTCTCGGCTGAAAGTGTCCTTGCCCAGTGACCTCGGGGCTGCCCTGACGGACGGGGTTGTGCTGTGTCATCTGGCCAATCACGTCCGGCCTCGATCAGTACCCAGCATACACGTCCCCTCACCTGCAGTG CCCAAACTGACGATGGCCAAGTGTCGGAGGAACGTGGAGAACTTTCTGGAGGCGTGTCGCAGAATTGGGGTCCCGCAG GGATGCCTGTGCTCAGTTGCTGATGTGTTGGAGGGGGAGGTGCTGCACTTATACAGGCTGCTCGAAGCTTTGCTCTGTCTGGCGCCTCCACTGCGGCCCTCGCCTCCTTCCCAGCTGGCTGGTTTTGCCCTCTTCTACTTGTCAGTTATGTCTCTGCTCTGCGTCCTCTACTGCCATCTGGTGCCCCGCATTTAA